The Malus domestica chromosome 13, GDT2T_hap1 genome includes a window with the following:
- the LOC103452188 gene encoding NAC domain-containing protein 83-like, with protein sequence MERISFVKNGVLRLPPGFRFHPTDEELVLQYLRRKAYSCPLPASIIPEVDVCKADPWDLPGDCEQERYFFSTREAKYPNGNRSNRATCSGYWKATGLDKQIVTCRGGQVVGMKKTLVFYRGKPPHGTRTDWIMHEYRLVLPENPASIAPPEKNSTQSPVVPMDNWVLCRIFLKKRGGKNEEEQVQQPSFNVRKPKNLRPVFYDFMTKDRENLSLAPCSSSSGSSGITDVVSSEQVDNDHGESSSCNSLGLIRRKQ encoded by the exons ATGGAGAGGATTAGTTTTGTGAAGAATGGTGTGCTGAGATTGCCTCCCGGTTTTCGATTCCACCCGACTGACGAGGAGCTTGTTCTGCAGTACTTGCGGCGCAAGGCTTACTCCTGCCCCTTGCCTGCCTCCATCATCCCGGAGGTCGATGTCTGCAAGGCCGACCCTTGGGATTTGCCAG gTGATTGTGAGCAAGAGAGGTACTTTTTCAGCACTAGGGAGGCCAAGTACCCCAATGGGAACAGATCGAACAGAGCGACCTGCTCCGGTTACTGGAAGGCGACGGGATTGGACAAGCAGATTGTGACTTGCAGGGGCGGCCAAGTCGTGGGGATGAAGAAAACTCTGGTGTTTTATAGAGGAAAGCCTCCCCATGGCACCAGGACCGATTGGATTATGCACGAATACCGCCTTGTTTTGCCCGAAAATCCGGCCTCCATTGCCCCACCGGAAAAGAATTCAACCCAA AGCCCTGTGGTGCCAATGGACAATTGGGTTCTCTGCCGCATATTTTTGAAGAAAAGGGGAGGCAAAAATGAGGAGGAGCAAGTTCAACAGCCCTCCTTCaatgttcgaaaaccgaagaatTTGAGGCCTGTTTTCTACGATTTCATGACGAAAGACAGGGAAAATTTGAGCCTCGCGCCTTGTTCTTCCTCCTCAGGGTCGAGTGGAATCACAGATGTGGTTTCTAGTGAGCAAGTAGACAATGATCACGGAGAAAGCAGTAGTTGCAATAGTTTAGGTTTAATTAGAAGAAAACAGTAG